The nucleotide sequence CGGGGCGGCAGTGCCATCGCCGCGGCCGCGATCAACGCGATAGCGAGCGAGGAAGAGTGAGCGAGCAGCAGACGGGCCGGCTCTACGGTGTGGGGCTCGGCCCCGGCGACCCCTCCCTGATGACCGTACGCGCCGTGGAGGTCATCGCCGAGGCCGAGGTCGTCGCCTACCACAGCGCCCGGCACGGGCGCAGCATCGCCCGCTCCATAGCCGAGCGGCATCTGCGGCCCGACCACATCGAGGAGCGGCTGGTCTACCCGGTCACCACGGAGACCACCGACCATCCGGGCGGTTATCGCGGCGCGATGGACGAGTTCTACGCGGACGCCGCCGCCAGGCTCGCCGCGCATCTGGACGCGGGACGCACGGTCGCGGTGCTCGCGGAGGGCGATCCGCTCTTCTACGGCTCGTACATGCACATGCACAAGCGGCTCGCCGACCGCTATCCCACCGAGGTCGTCCCCGGTGTCACCTCGGTCAGCGCCGCGGCCGCCCGGCTCGGCGCGCCGCTGGTGGAGGGCGAGGAGGTGCTGACGGTCCTCCCCGGCACCCTGCCGGAGGAGGAGTTGACGGCCCGGCTGGCGACGACGGACGCGGCGGCCGTGATGAAGCTCGGCCGGACGTTCCCGACGGTGCGGCGCGCGCTGGAGCGGTCGGGGCGGCTCGCGGACGCGCGCTATGTGGAGCGCGCCACGATGGACGCGGAGCGGACCGCCCCGCTGGCCGAGGTCGACCCGGAGTCGGTGCCGTACTTCTCGATGGCGGTGCTGCCCAGCCGGGTGGACGCGCCGCGCGACGAGTCCGGCGCGGGCGAGGTCGTGGTCGTCGGCCTGGGTCCGGCCGGTCCGCTGTGGCTCACCCCCGAGGCGCGCGGCGAACTGGCCGCCGTCGATGACCTCGTCGGCTACAGCACCTATCTGGACCGGGTGCCCGTACGGCCGGGCCAGCGGCGCCACGCCTCCGACAACAAGGTCGAGTCCGTACGCGCCGAGTTCGCCCTCGACCTCGCCCGGCGCGGTCGGCGTGTCGCCGTGGTCTCCTCCGGCGACCCCGGCGTGTTCGCCATGGCCACCGCCGTCCTGGAGGCCGCCTCCGAGGACCCCTACCGCGAGGTCCCGGTGCGGATCGTCCCCGGTATGACGGCGGCCCACGCCGCCGCCGCCCGGGCCGGTGCCCCGCTCGGCCACGACTACGCGGTGATCTCCCTCTCCGACCGGCTCAAGCCCTGGGAGGTCATCGCCGAGCGGCTGCGCGCCGCCGCCGCGGCCGACCTGGTGCTCGCCCTCTACAACCCCGGCTCCCGCAGCCGCGTCTGGCAGGTGGGCAAGGCCCGCGAACTCCTGCTGGAGCACCGCGCCCCCGACACGCCCGTGGTGCTGGGCCGCGACATCGGCGGCCCCGGAGAACGGGTGCGGATCGTCCGCCTGGCCGACCTCGACCCGGCCGATGTCGACATGCGCACGATCCTCCTGGTGGGCTCCTCCCAGACCCGCACGGTCCGCCGCGGCGACGGCACCGACGTCGTCTGGACGCCGCGCCGGTACCCGGAAGGCTAGCCGCCGGGCTCAGGCCAGGGTCGTTCGGAGCCAGGCGGCGGCTTCGGCAGGGGTCTCGGCCACCGGGATGCCCTGGGGGGCGGGTGGGCGTTGGACGACGACGACCGGGATGCCGGCGGCTCGGGCCGCGGCGAGTTTGGGGGCGGTGGCGTGGGCGCCGCTGTCCTTGGTGACCAGCACCTCGACGCGGTGGCGGCGCAGCAGCTCCGCCTCGCCGTCGAGGGTGAACGGGCCGCGGTCGAGGATCACCTCCATCCGGGGCGGGACCGGCGGCTCGGGGGCGTCGACCGAGCGGACCAGGAACCATGGCTCGGTGAGGTGGGCGAAGGCGGCCAGGCCCATCCGTCCCGTGGTGAGGAAGATCCGCTCCCCCAGGGCCGGGGCCAGCAGCGCCGCGTCGGCCAGTGAGCCGGCCGAATGCCAGCGGTCGCCCGGACCGGGTACCCAGCCGGGGCGGCGCAGGGCGAGCAGGGGAACATGGACGTCGGCGGCCGCCCGGGCCGCGTGGGAACTGATCGTGTCGGCGAAAGGATGGGTGGCGTCGATGAGCGCGTCCACCTGGTGCTCGCGGAGCCAGCGGGCCATGCCCTCGGCGCCCCCGAACCCGCCGATCCGCACCTGCCCCACGGGCAGTCGCGGCGCGGCGACCCGGCCCGCGAGGGAGCTGGTGACGCGCAGGGCGGGGTCGTCGGCGAGTTCCCCGGCGAGGCGGCGCGCCTCGGTGGTGCCGCCGAGGATGAGCACATGGCGCTGCGCCGGTGCGCTGTTCATCGGGTGCCTTTCGTCGTCCGTGCGCCCGTCATCGTATGCGCGGCGGCCGGCCCATGGCTGAGGCGGAGACGGAGGCCAAGGCGGCCGGGGGACGGAGCGCGCAGCTGGAGCGGACGGGGCTGCGGCACGGCTGGACCACCGGGGCGTGTGCCACGGCCGCGACGACGGCCGCGTACACCGCGCTGCTGAACGGGGAGTTCCCCGACCCGGTGACCATCGAACTGCCCAAGGGGCAGCGGCCCGCGTTCGCGCTCGCGGCCGAGGAGCTGACGGCGGACCGGGCCATGGCCGCGGTCGTCAAGGACGCGGGGGACGACCCGGATGTGACCCACGGCGCGCTGGTCAGGGCCACGGTACGGGCCCTGCCGCCCGGCGGCGGAGTGGTCTTCCGGGCCGGTCCGGGCGTCGGCACGGTGACCCGGCCCGGATTGCCGCTCCCGGTGGGCGAACCGGCCATCAACCCCGTGCCGCGCCAGATGATGCGCGACCACATCGCCGCGGTCGCGGCCCGGCACGGCGGAACCGGTGACGTCGAGATCGAGATCTCGGTGGACCACGGCGAGGAGATCGCCCGCTCCACCTGGAATCCGCGGCTGGGCATCCTCGGCGGGCTGTCCATCCTCGGCACGACCGGCATCGTGGTGCCCTACTCCTGCTCGGCGTGGATCGACAGCATCCGGCGCGGGGTGGATGTCGCACGAGCGGCGGGACGGCGCCACGTGGCGGGCTGTACGGGCGCGACGTCCGAGAAGGTGGCGGTGGCCGTGCACGGGCTGCCACAGGACGCACTGCTGGACATGGGCGACTTCGCGGGGGCGGTGCTGAAGTATCTGCGCCGCCACCCGGTGAACCGGCTGACGGTCGCCGGAGGCTTCGCCAAGCTCTCCAAGCTGGCCGCCGGGCATCTGGATCTGCACTCCTCACGCTCCCAGGTGGACAAGGGGTTCCTCGCGAACCTGGCCCGCCGGGGCGGGGCGGACGAGAAGCTGGCGGAGGCGGTTGCGACGGCCAACACCGGCCTGGAGACGGTGCAGTTGTGCTCCGCCCGCGGCGTACCACTCGGCGATCTGGTCGCCGCGGCAGCCCGCGACACGGCGCTCGGCGTGCTGCGCGGGACGCCGGTGACGGTGGACGTGATCTGCATCGACCGCGCAGGCACGATCGTGGGCCGCGCCGAACCCCGCGGCCCCCGAGAGCGCTGACCCCCGGCGCGATCGCCGCACCCCCGCGTCACAGCACGGCACCCGGCAGGGTGCGGGGCGACACCCGCACCCGTGCCGCGCCCTCCGGGGCCGACACGTCGGCGAGGCGACACACCGGCCCGTGGGATACGGCCGCCCGCGGGGCGTGGCACACGGGACGGTGCACGGATCGTCACCGCGCCCGCCGCGCGGACCCGCCACGCACTGAGTCAGCACCCCCGACACGCCGCGGACACCTCGCCTCGCAGGCCACGCGCGCCGGTGCCGCCGCCTCCGGCCGACGCGACGACACACCGGCACGGCGCGGTACGGCCGCCGTCCACCCGCGCGACGCGGCGAACCGGACGGAGTGCGGGCCTTCACCACGCCCGTCGCGGTGACCCGCTGCCGCCGCAGCCGGGACCGATCCGCTCGGCGCGGTCGCGGTGGCCCGGCGCCGGCGTCCTCGACCCGCCGCCGCCCCTCGCGGCCTCGGACCCCTCGCCCTGTGCCCCGCACGGACCGTGCGACGCCCCGCACGGGGCACCGCACGGGCGCGCGTCGCACGCTGCCGGGGCACAGCGTCCCCGACCCCATCGGGGCCACACCACCAGGGCCGATGCCCCGGCGCCGGCACGCGGCGGGCGGTAGTGGTCCCGGCCGGGCCGGGATCAGGTGCCGTGTGGGTGGCAGGACTCGTGGGGGCGTTCGCGGTCCGAGGAGTAGAGGTGGCTGTCGCGGAACTGTTCGGCGCCCAGGGTGCGGCCCACGATGATGACCGCCGTCCGTACCACGCCCGCCGCCTTCACCTGGGCCGCGATGTCGTCCAGCGTGCCGCGGAGCACCAGTTCGTCGGGGCGGCTGGCCATGGCGACCACGGCCGCCGGGCAGTCGGCGCCGTAGTGCGGGAGGAGTTCGCCGACGACGCGGTCCACGTAGCGGGCGGCGAGATGCAGCACGAGCAGGGCGCCGCCGCGGCCGAGAGTGGCGAGGTCCTCGCCTTCCGGCATGGGGGTGGCCTGCTGGGCGATGCGGGTGAGGATGACGGTCTGGCCGACGGTCGGGACCGTCAGTTCGCGCTTCAGCGCGGCCGCCGCGGCGGCGAAGGCGGGAACGCCCGGGACGACGTCGTACGGAATGCCGGCGGCGTCGAGGCGGCGCATCTGCTCGGCTACGGCGCTGAAGACCGACGGGTCGCCGGAGTGAAGGCGGGCCACGTCATGGCCCGCCTCGTGGGCGGCGGCGAACTCGGCGGTGATCTGGTCGAGGTCGAGCCGGGCGGTGTCGACGAGACGGGCGTCCGGCGGGCATTCGGCGAGCAGTTCACGCGGCACCAGGCTGCCCGCGTACAGACACACCTGGCAGCGGGCCAGGGTCCGGGCGCCGCGCACCGTGATCAGATCGGCGGCACCGGGGCCCGCGCCGATGAAGTACACCGTCATCGTGTCTCTCCTTGAGCGGCTTCGACGGATCCCGCGGGAGCGGCGGCGTACCCGCCAGGGCCCCGGGAGTCGAGCGGTTTGGTGGCGGACCACTGGGTGACCGGCATCGCCTGCCGCCAGCCGGTGAAGGCCCCGACCGGGGTGGCGTGGGAGACGGCGAGGCGGACGAGGTCGCCACCGTGGCGGCGGTACCGGTCGGCGAGCAGCGCCTCGGACTCCAGGGTCACGGTGTTGGCGACGATCCGGCCACCGGGCGGCAGGGCCGCCCAGCACGCCTCCAGCAGCCCTGGGGCGGTCAGGCCGCCGCCGATGAACACCGCGTCGGGGATGGGCAGTGCGGCCAGGGCGTCCGGGGCGGCGCCGGTGACGACGGTCAGCCCGGGCACACCGAGCGCGTCGGCGTTGCGGCCGATGCGCTCGGCGCGCACCGGGTCGCGTTCGACCGAGACCGCCCGGCAGGTGCGGTGGGCGCGCATCCACTCCACGGCGATGGAGCCCGAGCCGCCGCCGACGTCCCACAGCAGCTCCCCGGGGGCGGGGGCGAGCGCGGCGAGGGTGGCGGCCCGCACATGGCGTTTGGTGAGCTGTCCGTCGTGGTCGTACGCCGTGTCGGGCAGCCCCGGCGCGAGCGACAGCGGCCGGGCGCCGTCCATCGGGGCGCAGTCGACGGCGATGACGTTGAGGGGGTCGCCGGGCGGATGGGGCCATTCTTCGGCCGTGCCCTCCACACAGCGCTCCCGCGCGCTCCCCAACCGCTCCAGCACCCGCATCCGGCTCGGGCCGAAACCGCGGTCCCCGAGCAACCCGGCCACCTCGGCGGGGGTTTGGGCGCCCGCGCTGAGCACGAGCAGCCGCCGTCCGGCGTACAGCTCACGGTTCAGCGTGGCCAGGGGACGGCCGACGAGGCTGATCACCTCGGTCTCCTCCAGCGCCCAGCCGAGCCGCGCACAGGCCAGGGAGACGGACGACGGATGGGGCAGCACCCGCAGCCGCTCGGCGCCCAGCAGCTCGGCCAGGGTGCGGCCGATGCCGAAGAACATGGGGTCGCCGCTGGCCAGTACACAGACCCGCCGCCCGGTGTGCGCGGCGAACAGCCCGGGGACGGCGGGGCGCAGCGGGGACGGCCAGGGCACCCGCTCACCGTGGCACTCCGGCGGCAGCAGGCCCAGATGGCGATGTCCGCCGATGACCACCTCGGCCGTGCGCAACGCCTCACGGGCCGTGGGACCGAGCCCGTCCCAGCCGTCGGCGCCGATGCCGATGACGGTCACGGGGGGAGGCGGCGGGCTCACGATGGTCACCTCGCGGGTCGGGGAACGGTCCACGAAACTCTACTGACCTGCTACGACGCCCCGGCCCCCGGCTCCCGCTCCAGGCCCCGCTCCCCCGGCTGCTCCCGCTGCCCCGCCTGCTCCCGCTCGCGCTCCAGCTCCGCCAGCGCCAGCAGTTGCTCGACGGTCATGTCCTCGGGGATCGGCACCGGCGCCGGGGTGCGCAGCGGCGGCTGCCAGCCCTCCTCCGGGGCCCACCGCCGTATGATCCGGGCCGGCGCGCCGGCCACCACGGCGTGGTCGGGCACCTCGCCCCGTACGACCGCGCCCGCCGCGACCACCACATTGCGGCCCAGCCGCGCCCCGGGCAGGATCACCGCGCCCGCGCCCAGCCAGCTTCCGGGGCCGATGTGGACGGGCGCGGAGCGCGGCCACTGGCGGCCGATGGGCTGCTCCGGATCGTCGTAGGAGTGGTTGTCGCTGGTCACATAGACGTACGGGCCGCAGAAGACATCGTCGCCGAACTCCACGGGCACCGACGCGATCACATGGCTGCCCCGGCCCAGCACCACGCCGTTGCCGATGCGCAGAACCGGATCGGGGCCGAGGTCCACACCGGGCATCATGCCGGCGGTGAGGGTCACCTGCTCGCCGATGACGCAGTGCTCGCCGAGCTCGATCCACGCTTCGCCGAAGAGGGTGCCCTGGGGGAACGCCAGCCGGGTGCCGGCGCCGATGCGGCCGAACCGGTACGGGCCGGGGCGCTCGGCCGTCACCGCGCCGGCCCGCTGCACGGCGCGCCATCCGCGGTGGACCAGACGGGAGGTGACGCGTCCGCACCAGCCCCGCCAGGATGAGAACAGGTTCTCGTTCTTCGGCATTCGCCCACCGTATCCGCCCGTCGGGAGGCCGTCCGCGTCACCCCGGCGTCCCCTACGCGCTCCCGCGTCCCGGCGCCTCGCGCAGTACGCAGTCGCCGCACAACCCGCCGCCGGGCACGCGGTAGTAGAGACAGCAGGTGTGGCGCCGGTAGCCGAGCGGCGCGGTGCTCAGGGTGCCGGCCTCGCGCAGCGGCGGGTGGGCGAGCTGGGCACGTGCCAGCTCGGTGGCCCGGTCCGCCGCCTCGGCGCGGCCGTGTGCCCGGCACCAGTCGTGCAGCACGCGCAGCGAACCGGCCAGTGCCGAGGCGGCGTTGCCCCACAGCAGCCGCCCCGAGACCCGGTAGGCCCGTCCGATGGCGTGGTGCAGCGGCATCAGCTGGACGAACGCCGCGGTGCCCACCTGGCCGGCGAGTCCTCCCGGTTCGCCCATCACCGGCGGCACGCCGGGCCACCACAGGTCGTCGGGAGCGACCCGCCCGGGGTTCCACCACAGCCTGTCGGGCCGGAGGTGGGGCACCTGGTCGGAGAGGGCGGCCGGGCCGAGCGCGAGCGACCACACCCGGGCGGCAAGGCCCTGGAAGGCGAGGGAGGCCGCGACCCTCGGCTCATCGGTGCGCAGGCTCGCGGCGACCGCCTCCACCCGGGCGCGCAGCACCGGCCCGGCGGCGCCCTCGCCGGTCAGCCGGTACGCCTCGCCGATCCGTACGTACCCCTCCTCGCGTGGCTCGCCGATACCGGTGCGCAGGGCGAAGAACGGCCCGACCCGCGCCGCTTCCGGCAGCGGCCCCTCATCCACCGTCGGCCGGGGCCCGGAACGCCTCCAGCAGCCGGTCCGCCGCCAGCGTGGCCGTCAGGGTGCCCTCGCGGACCCGCTGCTCCAGCTCGGGCCCGAGCCGCCGCACCTCGGGGTGGGCGTGCAGCCGCGCGAGCAGTTGGTCGCGCACCATCGACCAGGTCCAGTCGACCTGCTGGTCGCGCCGCTTGGCCTGCAGCGCGCCCGTGGCCTCCAGCACCCGGCGGTGCTGCTCCAGGCGCTCCCACAGCACGTCGAGCCCGGTGGACTCGCGGGCGCTGCAGGTGAGCACCGGCGGGTTCCAGGGCGCGTCCGCGGGCTGCAGCAGCCTCAGCGCGCCCGCCAGCTCACGGGCCGCCGACTTGGCGTCCCGCGCGTGGGGACCGTCGGCCTTGTTGATGGTGACCACGTCGGCCAGCTCCAGGACGCCCTTCTTGATGCCCTGCAGCTGATCGCCGGTGCGGGCCAGGGAGAGCAGCAGGAAGGAGTCGACCATATTGGCCACCGCGGTCTCGGACTGGCCCACGCCCACGGTCTCCACCAGCACCACGTCATAGCCCGCGGCCTCCATGACGACCATGGACTCGCGGGTGGCGCGGGCGACCCCGCCCAGCGTCCCGGCGCTGGGCGAGGGCCGTACGAAGGCGTCGGGGTCGACCGCCAGCCGCTCCATCCGGGTCTTGTCACCCAGGATGGAGCCGCCGGTGCGGGTCGACGAAGGGTCGACGGCGAGCACCGCGACCTTGTGGCCGGCCCCGGTGAGCATGGTGCCCAGTGCGTCGATGAAGGTGGACTTGCCCACCCCGGGCACCCCGCTGATGCCGATCCGCCGCGCCCCGCCGGTGTGCGGCAGCAGCTCGACCAGCAGCCGCTGGGCGAGGTCGTGGTGGTCGGGCCGGGTGGACTCGACGAGCGTGATCGCACGGGCGATATACGCGCGATGGCCGTCGAGCACGCCCTTGGCGTACTCCTCGATGTCGATCGTCCGTGGCATGGACTACAGCTCGTGGCCGAGGTCGGCGGCCAGCTTCCGCACCAGGTCATGGGCGGCGTCCGGGATGACCGTGCCCGGCAGGAAGACGGCGGCGGCGCCGGCGTCGTGCAGGGTCTGGACGTCGTGCGGCGGGATGACCCCGCCGACCACGATGGTGATGTCCTCACGCCCCGCCTCGGCCAGTTGCTCGCGCAGCGCGGGCACCAGCGTGAGGTGGCCGGCCGCGAGCGACGACACGCCGACGATGTGCACATCGGCCTCCACCGCCTGCCGCGCGACCTCCTCCGGGGTCTGGAACAGCGGGCCGACGTCGACGTCGAAGCCCAGGTCGGCGAAGGCGGTGGCGATCACCTTCTGGCCGCGGTCGTGACCGTCCTGGCCCATCTTGGCGACCAGGATGCGGGGGCGGCGGCCCTCGGCGCTCTCGAACTTCTCCACCAGCGCGCGGGTGCGGCTCACGCCGGAGGATGCTCCGGCCTCTTCTCGGTACACACCGGAGATCGTACGGATCTGCCCCGAGTGGCGGCCATAGACCGCCTCGAGCGCGTCGGAGATCTCGCCGACGGTCGCCATGGCGCGGGCGGCGTCCACGGCGAGCGCCAGCAGATTGCCCTCCAGACCCGCGCCCGGACCGGACCGGGCCGCGGCGGTCAGGGCGCGCAGCGCGTCCTGGCAGACGGCCTCGTCGCGCTCGGCGCGCAGCCGCCGCAGCTTCTCGATCTGCTGGGTGCGCACCGCCGAGTTGTCGACCTTGAGGACCTCGAGCTGCTCATCGCTGTCGATGCGGTACTTGTTGACGCCGATCACCGGCTGGCGGCCGGAGTCGATCCGCGCCTGGGTGCGGGCGGCGGCCTCCTCGACGCGCAGCTTGGGGATGCCCGCGTCGATGGCCTTGGCCATGCCGCCGGCCGCCTCGACCTCCTCGATGTGCTGCCAGGCCCGCCGCGCCAGGTCGTACGTCAGCTTCTCGACGTACGCGCTGCCGCCCCACGGGTCGATGACCCGGGTGGTGCCCGACTCCTGCTGCAGCAGGATCTGGGTGTTGCGGGCGATCCGGGCGGAGAAGTCGGTGGGCAGCGCGAGCGCCTCGTCCAGCGCGTTGGTGTGCAGCGACTGGGTGTGGCCCTGGGTGGCGGCCATGGCCTCCACACAGGTGCGCGCCACATTGTTGTAGACGTCCTGGGCGGTCAGCGACCAGCCGGAGGTCTGCGAATGGGTGCGCAGCGACAGCGACTTGGGGTTCTTCGGGTCGAACTGCTTGACCAGCTTGGCCCACAGCAGCCGCGCCGCCCGCAGCTTGGCGACCTCCATGAAGAAGTTCATGCCGATCGCCCAGAAGAACGACAGCCGGGGCGCGAAGGCGTCCACGTCCATCCCGGCGTCCCGGCCGGCCCGCAGATACTCCACACCGTCGGCCAGGGTGTACGCCAGCTCCAGATCGGCCGTGGCTCCGGCCTCCTGGATGTGGTAGCCGGAGATGGAGATGGAGTTGTAGCGCGGCATCCGCTGCGAGGTGAAGGAGAAGATGTCGGAGATGATCCGCATCGACGGCTGCGGCGGATAGATGTAGGTGTTGCGGACCATGAACTCCTTGAGGATGTCGTTCTGAATGGTCCCGGCCAGCTTCTCGGGCGGTACGCCCTGTTCCTCGGCGGCCACGATGTAGAGCGCGAGCACGGGCAGCACCGCGCCGTTCATCGTCATCGACACGCTCATCCGGTCCAGCGGGATGCCGTCGAAGAGCTGCCGCATGTCGTAGATGGAGTCGATGGCCACGCCCGCCATGCCGACGTCACCGGTGACCCGGGGGTGGTCGCTGTCGTAGCCCCGGTGGGTGGGCAGGTCGAAGGCGACCGACAGGCCCTTCTGGCCGGCCGCGAGGTTGCGGCGGTAGAAGGCGTTGGACTCCTCCGCGGTGGAGAAGCCCGCGTACTGCCGGATGGTCCAGGGCTGGTTGACGTACATCGTCGGGTACGGGCCGCGCAGATAGGGCGCGGCGCCGGGGTAGGTGCCCAGGAAGTCGACGCCCTGGAGGTCCTCGGCGGTGTAGAGCGGTTTGACCCCGATGCCCTCGGGGGTGTCCCACACCAGGTCCTCCACGCCCTTGCCCACGCTGTTCTGCAGCGCGGCGGCCCAGTCGCCGGAGCTGGGCACCGGGCCTTCGGCCGGTCCGTCCAGATCGACCGCCGAGAAGTCCGGGATCTTGCCCGGCTCCACCGGAGCGCCGGCCATCACGCCACCCCCATGGTGTTCAGAGCCGAGGTGAGCACCTCGACCGCGTCGCAGCCCGCGAAGACGAATCCGTCCACTCCGGCCCGTTCGTACTCATCCTGTTGTGTGCCCGGCCGTCCGGCCAGGTAGACCCGGGTCGCCCCGGCCGCCTTGAGCCGCTCGGCCACGGCCGCCGCCTCCTGCGCGTACAGCTTGTCGCTGGAGCACAGGCAGGCCACGCGGGCGCCGCTGGCGGCGAACGCCTCGGCGACCGTCTCCGCGGTCACCGTGGCGGGTTCGTGGACCGCCTCGATCCCGCCCGCCTGGAAGAGGTTGGCGGCGAAGGAGGCGCGGGCGGTGTGTGCGGCGGCGGGGCCCAGCGCGGCCAGGAAGATCCTGGGCCGGCTGCCCTCGGCCGCCAGCTGGGCGTCGGCGCGGGTGCGCAGCGCCTCGTACGCCTCGTCGCGGCGCACCCTCGGCAGTCCGCCGCTGGGCGGCTCCGGGACGGGCTCGCGCTCGACGGGCCGCTCGGCGAGGTTCGGGAACTCGCTGACGCCGGTGATCGGCTCCTTGCGGCGGGCGAGGTCGCGGCCGCGGCGCGCCCAGGTTTCGGCGAGCCGGTCACGGACCAGCCCGGAGGCGAGGGCCGCGGCCATCCCCCCGGCGCGCTCGATCTCCTGGAACCAGGCCCAGGCGGCGCGGGCGACGTCGTCGGTCAGCTTCTCGACGTACCAGGAGCCGCCGGCCGGGTCGATCACCCGGGCCAGCTGCGACTCCTCCAGCAGGATCGTGGAGGTGTTGCGGGCGATCCGGCGGGCGAAGTCGTCGGGGAGGCCGATCGCGCTGTCGAAGGGCAGCACGGTGACCGCGTCCGCGCCGCCGACGCCCGCCGCGAGGGTGGCGACGGTGGTGCGCAGCATGTTCACCCAGGGGTCCCGCCGGGTCATCATCACCGGGGAGGTCACCGCGTGCTGACGCTGGGCGCGCGCCTGAGAGGGCGCGCCGCACGCCTGCGCCACACGCGCCCACAGGCGGCGGGCGGCCCGGAGCTTGGCGATGGTGAGGAACTGGTCGGCGGTGGCCGCGTAGCGGAACTCAAGCTGGGCGCAGGCGGCTTCGACGCTCAGCCCGGCCTCGGTGAGGGTGCGCAGATACGCCACCGCGGCGGCGAGGGAGCAGCCGAGCTCCTGGGCCGCCCCGGCGCCCGCCTCGTGGTACGGCAGGGCGTCCACGGCGAAGGCCGTCACTCCGGGGTGATCGCGGTGGCAGCTCCCCGCGAGGTCGGCCGCGGCGGCCAGCTGCCCGGCCAGGCCGTCGTCGCGTCCGGTACGGGCCGCGAGCCCCAGCGGGTCCGCGCCGAGGTTGCCGAGCGCGGCGCCCGGCGGCACCTCGCGGCCGGCGTAGAGCCGCAGCAGGGCGCGGGCGGCGTCCTCGAAGTCGGCGCCCGCGTCGAGGGCGACGGGGGCGAGGTCGAGGTAGACCCCCTTGAGGGCCTCGGGCAGCCCGTCCACGGGCACCCCGGCCGCGCCGGCCGCGAGCCAGACCGAGCCGGCGCCGTTCTCCAGGTCGGCGAGGATCGCCTGGTTGGTGCGCGCCGGATCGGGGTGGGCGTGGCGCTGGCGTACGTCCCATCCGGATACGGCGGAGCCCTCGGCCCGGCCGCCGCGCACGAAGGGCGCGAAGCCGGGGAATCCGGCGTCCTGGGGCGCGTCTTCGGCGGTGTAGAGGGGGTGGACGGTGATGCCGTCCTCGAGCGCGGTAGCGAGGGCCGCTTCGGCCTCGGCGCCCACGGCGTCCGATGTGCCGGTTTTACGCAGCACGCCTTCGACGAGGTGGCGCCATTGGTCTCGCGTCACTTCAGGGAAATCGTCGGCTAGGGGAAGCCCGTCGGGCAGGACCGTCATAGGAGGAGGCTAATGGGGTCCGCTAAAGCCGAAGCAGTGGTTAAGCCTGTGAGCTTACTCTCTAGTGATCTCAGGGGTGAGCTCTAGGGAATTCAGTAGTGTCGACCGCCCACGGCCGGGGTGGGTGAGGCGTATGGGCCCGGCGCGGGGTGCGGAACGGGGCTCTCATGTCGACGAGGACCCCGGACCATGGTCGACGACGGCCCCGGACATGGGACCGCCGCGGACACACAGAGGCCCGCCCGGTGCGACGGGGGATGCACACCGGGCGGGCTCGAAGACCTTTTTACCGCATCGGCGGGGGGTTATGCATCAAAAACGTGTTCGCTTCCCCGTTTCACCATGCGACGGGCAGCGAGATCAGGCCACGCGCGCGGATCGACGGCCGCCATCGGAGCTCCTCCCTCGGGACGTCCAGCCGCAGCCCCGGGAAACGCCGAACCAGCGCGGCCAGAGCGATTTCCAGCTCCATCCGGGCCAGGGGCGCGCCGAGGCAGTAGTGGATGCCATGGCCGAGCG is from Streptomyces hygroscopicus and encodes:
- a CDS encoding cobalt-precorrin-6A synthase, translated to MAEAETEAKAAGGRSAQLERTGLRHGWTTGACATAATTAAYTALLNGEFPDPVTIELPKGQRPAFALAAEELTADRAMAAVVKDAGDDPDVTHGALVRATVRALPPGGGVVFRAGPGVGTVTRPGLPLPVGEPAINPVPRQMMRDHIAAVAARHGGTGDVEIEISVDHGEEIARSTWNPRLGILGGLSILGTTGIVVPYSCSAWIDSIRRGVDVARAAGRRHVAGCTGATSEKVAVAVHGLPQDALLDMGDFAGAVLKYLRRHPVNRLTVAGGFAKLSKLAAGHLDLHSSRSQVDKGFLANLARRGGADEKLAEAVATANTGLETVQLCSARGVPLGDLVAAAARDTALGVLRGTPVTVDVICIDRAGTIVGRAEPRGPRER
- a CDS encoding precorrin-6Y C5,15-methyltransferase, which encodes MDRSPTREVTIVSPPPPPVTVIGIGADGWDGLGPTAREALRTAEVVIGGHRHLGLLPPECHGERVPWPSPLRPAVPGLFAAHTGRRVCVLASGDPMFFGIGRTLAELLGAERLRVLPHPSSVSLACARLGWALEETEVISLVGRPLATLNRELYAGRRLLVLSAGAQTPAEVAGLLGDRGFGPSRMRVLERLGSARERCVEGTAEEWPHPPGDPLNVIAVDCAPMDGARPLSLAPGLPDTAYDHDGQLTKRHVRAATLAALAPAPGELLWDVGGGSGSIAVEWMRAHRTCRAVSVERDPVRAERIGRNADALGVPGLTVVTGAAPDALAALPIPDAVFIGGGLTAPGLLEACWAALPPGGRIVANTVTLESEALLADRYRRHGGDLVRLAVSHATPVGAFTGWRQAMPVTQWSATKPLDSRGPGGYAAAPAGSVEAAQGETR
- a CDS encoding cobalt-precorrin-6x reductase — translated: MNSAPAQRHVLILGGTTEARRLAGELADDPALRVTSSLAGRVAAPRLPVGQVRIGGFGGAEGMARWLREHQVDALIDATHPFADTISSHAARAAADVHVPLLALRRPGWVPGPGDRWHSAGSLADAALLAPALGERIFLTTGRMGLAAFAHLTEPWFLVRSVDAPEPPVPPRMEVILDRGPFTLDGEAELLRRHRVEVLVTKDSGAHATAPKLAAARAAGIPVVVVQRPPAPQGIPVAETPAEAAAWLRTTLA
- a CDS encoding precorrin-4 C11-methyltransferase; amino-acid sequence: MTVYFIGAGPGAADLITVRGARTLARCQVCLYAGSLVPRELLAECPPDARLVDTARLDLDQITAEFAAAHEAGHDVARLHSGDPSVFSAVAEQMRRLDAAGIPYDVVPGVPAFAAAAAALKRELTVPTVGQTVILTRIAQQATPMPEGEDLATLGRGGALLVLHLAARYVDRVVGELLPHYGADCPAAVVAMASRPDELVLRGTLDDIAAQVKAAGVVRTAVIIVGRTLGAEQFRDSHLYSSDRERPHESCHPHGT
- a CDS encoding precorrin-3B C17-methyltransferase; this translates as MSEQQTGRLYGVGLGPGDPSLMTVRAVEVIAEAEVVAYHSARHGRSIARSIAERHLRPDHIEERLVYPVTTETTDHPGGYRGAMDEFYADAAARLAAHLDAGRTVAVLAEGDPLFYGSYMHMHKRLADRYPTEVVPGVTSVSAAAARLGAPLVEGEEVLTVLPGTLPEEELTARLATTDAAAVMKLGRTFPTVRRALERSGRLADARYVERATMDAERTAPLAEVDPESVPYFSMAVLPSRVDAPRDESGAGEVVVVGLGPAGPLWLTPEARGELAAVDDLVGYSTYLDRVPVRPGQRRHASDNKVESVRAEFALDLARRGRRVAVVSSGDPGVFAMATAVLEAASEDPYREVPVRIVPGMTAAHAAAARAGAPLGHDYAVISLSDRLKPWEVIAERLRAAAAADLVLALYNPGSRSRVWQVGKARELLLEHRAPDTPVVLGRDIGGPGERVRIVRLADLDPADVDMRTILLVGSSQTRTVRRGDGTDVVWTPRRYPEG
- a CDS encoding sugar acetyltransferase, whose protein sequence is MPKNENLFSSWRGWCGRVTSRLVHRGWRAVQRAGAVTAERPGPYRFGRIGAGTRLAFPQGTLFGEAWIELGEHCVIGEQVTLTAGMMPGVDLGPDPVLRIGNGVVLGRGSHVIASVPVEFGDDVFCGPYVYVTSDNHSYDDPEQPIGRQWPRSAPVHIGPGSWLGAGAVILPGARLGRNVVVAAGAVVRGEVPDHAVVAGAPARIIRRWAPEEGWQPPLRTPAPVPIPEDMTVEQLLALAELEREREQAGQREQPGERGLEREPGAGAS